Proteins encoded by one window of Ramlibacter tataouinensis:
- the minD gene encoding septum site-determining protein MinD, giving the protein MARIIVVTSGKGGVGKTTTSASFASGLALAGHKTAVIDFDVGLRNLDLIMGCERRVVYDFVNVIQGEATLNQALIKDKNCDNLSVLAASQTRDKEALTAEKVERVLDELAGMGFEYIVCDSPAGIETGALMAMHFADEALVVTNPEVSSVRDSDRILGMLSSKTRRAVEGKEPVKEHLLITRYNPNRVDQGQMLSLEDIQDILRIPLIGVIPESETVLQASNQGLPAVHLKGSDASEAYKDVVDRFLGQDRPMRFVDAQKQGFLKRLFGGR; this is encoded by the coding sequence ATGGCAAGAATCATCGTCGTCACTTCCGGCAAGGGCGGGGTCGGCAAGACCACCACCAGCGCCAGCTTCGCTTCCGGCCTGGCCCTGGCCGGCCACAAGACCGCCGTCATCGACTTCGACGTCGGCCTGCGCAACCTGGACCTGATCATGGGTTGCGAGCGGCGCGTGGTCTACGACTTCGTCAACGTGATCCAGGGCGAGGCCACGCTGAACCAGGCCCTGATCAAGGACAAGAACTGCGACAACCTGTCGGTGCTGGCCGCCTCGCAGACGCGCGACAAGGAAGCGCTGACCGCGGAGAAGGTCGAGCGCGTGCTCGACGAGCTGGCCGGCATGGGCTTCGAGTACATCGTGTGCGACTCGCCGGCCGGCATCGAGACCGGCGCGCTGATGGCCATGCACTTCGCCGACGAGGCGCTGGTGGTCACCAACCCCGAGGTGTCCTCGGTGCGCGACTCCGACCGCATCCTGGGCATGCTGTCGTCCAAGACCCGGCGCGCCGTCGAGGGCAAGGAGCCGGTCAAGGAACACCTGCTGATCACCCGCTACAACCCCAACCGGGTCGACCAGGGCCAGATGCTGTCGCTGGAGGACATCCAGGACATCCTGCGCATCCCGCTGATCGGCGTGATCCCGGAAAGCGAGACGGTGCTGCAGGCCAGCAACCAGGGCCTGCCCGCGGTGCACCTCAAGGGCAGCGACGCGAGCGAGGCCTACAAGGACGTGGTGGACCGCTTCCTCGGCCAGGACAGGCCGATGCGCTTCGTCGATGCGCAGAAGCAGGGCTTCCTCAAGCGCCTGTTCGGGGGCCGCTGA
- a CDS encoding 3-deoxy-7-phosphoheptulonate synthase — MDILDDPRHDREAGSRRSTRDTTRIDDTRIEAVRPLITPALLQEQLPVSDATLALVEHSRARIADVLHGRDDRLLAVVGPCSIHDHGQAIEYAQRLAALAREVAGELLVVMRVYFEKPRTTVGWKGYINDPHLDGSFAINEGLERARRLLLEIIELGLPAGTEFLDLLSPQYIAELIAWGAIGARTTESQSHRQLASGLSCPVGFKNGTEGSVKVAADAILAARAPHAFIGMTKMGVAAVFETRGNGDCHMILRGGKGPNYSAADVDAACQALRTAGLPEAVMIDCSHANSSKQHRRQIEVAADIGSRIAAGERRIVGVMIESHLEEGRQDLKPGVPPAHGVSITDACIGWGQTEEVLRRLARDVRSRRAERTSSQAR, encoded by the coding sequence ATGGACATCCTGGACGATCCCCGGCACGACCGCGAGGCGGGCAGCCGCCGCAGCACCCGCGACACCACGCGCATCGACGACACCCGCATCGAGGCGGTGCGGCCGCTGATCACGCCGGCGCTGCTGCAGGAGCAGCTGCCCGTGTCGGACGCCACGCTGGCGCTGGTGGAGCACAGCCGCGCCCGCATCGCCGACGTGCTGCACGGGCGCGACGACCGGCTGCTGGCGGTGGTCGGCCCCTGCTCCATCCACGACCACGGCCAGGCCATCGAGTACGCGCAGCGGCTCGCGGCGCTGGCCCGTGAAGTCGCCGGCGAGCTGCTGGTGGTGATGCGCGTGTATTTCGAGAAGCCGCGCACCACCGTCGGCTGGAAGGGCTACATCAACGATCCGCACCTGGACGGCAGCTTCGCCATCAACGAGGGGCTGGAGCGCGCGCGCCGGCTGCTGCTGGAGATCATCGAGCTGGGGCTGCCGGCCGGCACCGAATTCCTGGACCTGCTGTCGCCGCAGTACATCGCCGAGCTGATCGCCTGGGGCGCGATCGGCGCGCGCACGACCGAAAGCCAGAGCCACCGGCAACTGGCCTCGGGGCTGTCGTGCCCGGTCGGCTTCAAGAACGGCACCGAAGGCAGCGTCAAGGTCGCGGCCGACGCCATCCTGGCCGCCCGTGCACCGCACGCCTTCATCGGCATGACCAAGATGGGCGTGGCGGCGGTGTTCGAGACACGCGGCAACGGCGACTGCCACATGATCCTGCGCGGCGGCAAGGGCCCGAACTACTCGGCGGCGGATGTCGATGCGGCCTGCCAGGCCTTGCGCACCGCGGGCTTGCCCGAAGCCGTGATGATCGACTGCTCGCATGCGAACAGCAGCAAGCAGCATCGCAGGCAGATCGAGGTGGCGGCCGACATCGGTTCGCGCATCGCGGCCGGCGAGCGGCGGATCGTCGGCGTGATGATCGAAAGCCACCTGGAGGAAGGACGGCAGGACCTGAAGCCGGGCGTGCCGCCGGCGCACGGCGTATCGATCACCGATGCGTGCATCGGTTGGGGACAGACGGAGGAAGTGCTGCGGCGGCTGGCGCGCGACGTTCGCAGCCGGCGGGCGGAACGGACCAGCAGCCAGGCCCGGTAA
- a CDS encoding MFS transporter: protein MLGARGGIAAALSSPWGVLAVTLAIQALMSMTVITIPAMAPAVAQALQVSPSLVGAYVGLVYVGATVASSIGGPLVLRYGALRVSQFGLLACAAGMALSALWPTLAGICTGALLVGLGYGPITPASSHLLARTTPPERAALVFSIKQTGVPLGGVMAGAIVPPLVLAGGVDLALWSVAAGCIVCALLAQPPRAALDADRDPTRAVSPGSLWRPVRLVLGHPQLAPLAAYSFAFSAMQMCLAAFLVTYLHAHLGYSLVAAGAALSVAQAGGVVGRVAWGYVADRWLGTGRMLAALAALMAVCAAATAALQAGVPRPLVLVLLAAFGASATGWNGVYLAEVARRAPPGMAGTATGGSLAITFFGVVLGPLLFSAVSALFDSERAGFAMLAVAVAACAWRLWRGTRTGGPPAAAAS, encoded by the coding sequence ATGCTCGGCGCGCGCGGCGGCATCGCAGCCGCGTTGTCCAGTCCGTGGGGCGTGCTGGCGGTGACGCTGGCCATCCAGGCGCTGATGTCGATGACCGTCATCACCATCCCGGCCATGGCCCCGGCGGTGGCCCAGGCCCTGCAGGTCTCGCCTTCGCTGGTCGGCGCCTACGTCGGGCTGGTGTACGTGGGCGCCACCGTGGCCAGTTCGATCGGCGGGCCGCTGGTGCTGCGGTACGGCGCGCTGCGCGTCAGCCAGTTCGGCCTGCTGGCGTGCGCGGCCGGCATGGCGCTGTCGGCGCTGTGGCCGACGCTGGCCGGCATCTGCACCGGCGCGCTGCTGGTCGGCCTGGGCTACGGGCCGATCACGCCGGCCAGCTCGCACCTGCTGGCCCGGACGACGCCGCCGGAGCGGGCCGCGCTGGTGTTCTCGATCAAGCAGACCGGCGTTCCGCTGGGTGGCGTGATGGCCGGCGCGATCGTGCCGCCGCTGGTGCTGGCCGGCGGCGTGGACCTGGCGCTGTGGAGCGTGGCGGCCGGCTGCATCGTGTGCGCGTTGCTGGCGCAGCCGCCGCGCGCGGCGCTCGATGCCGACCGCGACCCGACGCGCGCCGTCAGCCCGGGCAGCCTGTGGCGGCCGGTCCGGCTGGTGCTCGGCCATCCGCAGCTGGCGCCGCTGGCGGCCTACTCGTTTGCGTTCTCGGCGATGCAGATGTGCCTGGCGGCCTTCCTCGTCACCTACCTGCACGCGCACCTGGGCTACAGCCTGGTGGCCGCCGGTGCGGCCCTGTCGGTGGCCCAGGCCGGCGGCGTCGTCGGGCGGGTGGCGTGGGGCTACGTGGCCGACCGCTGGCTGGGCACCGGCCGCATGCTGGCCGCCCTGGCCGCGCTGATGGCGGTGTGCGCTGCGGCGACGGCGGCGCTGCAGGCCGGGGTGCCGCGGCCGCTGGTGCTGGTGCTGCTGGCGGCGTTCGGCGCCTCGGCCACCGGCTGGAACGGGGTCTACCTGGCCGAAGTGGCGCGGCGCGCGCCGCCCGGCATGGCCGGCACCGCCACCGGCGGCTCGCTGGCCATCACCTTCTTCGGCGTGGTGCTCGGGCCCCTGCTGTTCAGCGCGGTGTCGGCCCTGTTCGACAGCGAGCGGGCCGGCTTCGCGATGCTGGCCGTCGCGGTGGCCGCTTGCGCGTGGCGGCTGTGGCGCGGCACGCGCACCGGCGGGCCGCCGGCCGCAGCCGCGTCCTGA
- a CDS encoding recombination-associated protein RdgC codes for MPLFKNIVVYRIGPEWTPPPLEQLEADLQRLAFQPCEPTQERSAGWVPPRGAEHGAMVESVAGQWILKLAVERKAVPAGAVRTELEARCKAIEAERGRKPGRKEKTELKAEIVHTFLPRAFSKRSSHILWLDLERRALVIAAGSVKAAEPVVKPLVDLMAELRHVMPLVPLSTALAPATAMADWLASKQAPAGFTIDRDLELKNPGEEKSVVRYSRHNLELDEIGQHIQEGKLPAQLALTWNDKVSFVLTDQLAIRKIDIRGVEDAPKGEDGFDADAAIATAELSGLLPDLLAALGGELLPQA; via the coding sequence GTGCCGCTGTTCAAGAACATCGTCGTCTACCGCATCGGCCCGGAGTGGACGCCCCCGCCGCTGGAGCAGCTCGAGGCCGACCTGCAGCGGCTGGCCTTCCAGCCCTGCGAGCCCACGCAGGAGCGCTCCGCCGGCTGGGTGCCGCCGCGCGGCGCCGAGCACGGCGCCATGGTGGAGAGCGTGGCCGGCCAGTGGATCCTCAAGCTGGCGGTCGAACGCAAGGCGGTGCCGGCCGGCGCCGTGCGCACCGAACTCGAGGCGCGCTGCAAGGCGATCGAGGCCGAGCGCGGCCGCAAGCCCGGGCGCAAGGAAAAGACCGAGCTGAAGGCCGAGATCGTCCACACCTTCCTGCCGCGCGCGTTCAGCAAGCGCTCGTCGCACATCCTCTGGCTGGACCTGGAGCGGCGTGCGCTGGTGATCGCCGCGGGCAGCGTGAAGGCGGCCGAACCGGTGGTCAAGCCCCTGGTCGACCTGATGGCCGAGCTGCGCCACGTGATGCCGCTGGTGCCCCTGTCCACCGCGCTGGCGCCGGCCACGGCCATGGCCGACTGGCTGGCCAGCAAGCAGGCGCCGGCGGGCTTCACGATCGATCGCGACCTGGAACTGAAGAACCCCGGCGAGGAGAAGTCGGTGGTGCGCTACTCGCGCCACAACCTGGAACTGGACGAGATCGGCCAGCACATCCAGGAGGGCAAGCTGCCGGCGCAGCTGGCGCTGACCTGGAACGACAAGGTGTCGTTCGTGCTGACCGACCAGCTCGCGATCCGCAAGATCGACATCCGCGGCGTCGAGGACGCGCCCAAGGGCGAGGACGGCTTCGACGCCGACGCGGCGATCGCGACGGCGGAGCTGTCGGGACTGCTGCCGGATTTGCTGGCGGCGCTCGGCGGCGAGCTGCTGCCGCAGGCCTGA
- a CDS encoding transglutaminase-like domain-containing protein has protein sequence MDTTPSPATLAAAVHIDSTHPAVVELAARAQGGSDRERAVSLYHLVRDGYRYDPYRIDLSERGMRASTVIENGYGWCVPKAALLAAVARAAGIPARVGYADVRNHLSTQRLRDLLKTDLYIWHGYTELWIDGRWLKSTPAFNIELCERFGLLPLEWDGTADSIYHPFDRAGRQHMEYVNQRGTFDDVPRRRIAEDFARTYPDWIEGAGGGEDLFQKDVERETR, from the coding sequence ATGGATACGACCCCTTCGCCCGCCACGCTCGCGGCGGCCGTCCACATCGACAGCACCCACCCGGCCGTAGTGGAACTGGCCGCGCGCGCACAGGGCGGCAGCGACCGCGAGCGCGCCGTGTCGCTGTACCACCTGGTGCGCGACGGCTACCGCTACGACCCGTACCGCATCGACCTGAGCGAACGCGGCATGCGAGCCAGCACGGTGATCGAGAACGGCTACGGCTGGTGCGTGCCCAAGGCGGCGCTGCTGGCCGCGGTGGCGCGTGCGGCCGGCATCCCGGCGCGGGTCGGCTATGCGGACGTGCGCAACCACCTGTCCACCCAGCGCCTGCGCGACCTGCTCAAGACAGACCTGTACATCTGGCACGGCTACACCGAGCTGTGGATCGACGGCCGCTGGCTCAAGTCCACCCCGGCCTTCAACATCGAGCTGTGCGAGCGCTTCGGCCTGCTGCCGCTGGAATGGGACGGCACGGCCGACTCGATCTACCACCCGTTCGACCGGGCCGGGCGACAGCACATGGAGTACGTCAACCAGCGCGGCACCTTCGACGACGTGCCGCGCCGGCGCATCGCGGAGGACTTCGCCAGGACCTACCCGGACTGGATCGAAGGCGCCGGTGGCGGCGAGGACCTGTTCCAGAAGGACGTGGAGCGCGAGACGCGCTGA
- the minE gene encoding cell division topological specificity factor MinE, whose protein sequence is MASFLSFLLGEKKKTATVAKERLQIILAHERSGRGGAEPDYLPALQRDLVAVIGKYIKINPDDIKVQLERQDNLEVLEVKIELPEAR, encoded by the coding sequence ATGGCGTCGTTCCTGTCCTTCCTGCTCGGCGAGAAGAAGAAGACGGCCACGGTCGCCAAGGAGCGGCTGCAGATCATCCTGGCCCACGAGCGCTCCGGCCGCGGCGGCGCCGAGCCCGACTACCTGCCGGCCCTGCAGCGCGACCTGGTGGCGGTGATCGGCAAGTACATCAAGATCAATCCCGACGACATCAAGGTCCAGCTGGAGCGCCAGGACAACCTGGAGGTGCTGGAAGTGAAGATCGAACTGCCGGAGGCCCGCTAG
- the arsC gene encoding arsenate reductase (glutaredoxin) (This arsenate reductase requires both glutathione and glutaredoxin to convert arsenate to arsenite, after which the efflux transporter formed by ArsA and ArsB can extrude the arsenite from the cell, providing resistance.), giving the protein MNDVTIYHNPACSTSRNTLALLRERGAEPRVVEYLKSPPSRDELKRLIAQMGLAVRDVLRRKGTPYEELGLDDPAWTDEQLLDFMLQHPILIQRPIVATPLGARLGRPPEAVLEILPGTQGQRT; this is encoded by the coding sequence ATGAACGACGTCACGATCTACCACAACCCCGCCTGCAGCACCTCCCGCAACACGCTCGCGCTGCTGCGCGAACGGGGCGCCGAGCCGCGCGTGGTCGAGTACCTCAAGTCGCCGCCCAGCCGCGACGAGCTCAAGCGCCTGATCGCGCAGATGGGCCTGGCGGTGCGCGACGTGCTGCGCCGCAAGGGCACGCCCTACGAGGAACTCGGGCTGGACGATCCGGCCTGGACCGACGAGCAACTGCTCGACTTCATGCTGCAGCACCCGATCCTGATCCAGCGACCCATCGTCGCCACGCCGCTGGGGGCGCGCCTGGGCCGGCCGCCGGAAGCCGTGCTGGAAATCCTGCCCGGCACGCAAGGGCAACGGACGTAA
- a CDS encoding tartrate dehydrogenase: MSKSYRIACIPGDGIGKEVIPAGQQVLQALAAGQDAFRFEFSSFGWGGDWYRAHGEMMPADGLEALRGMDAILFGSAGDPDIPDHVTLWGLRLKICQGFDQYANVRPTRILPGIDAPLKRCAPTDLDWVIVRENSEGEYAGVGGRAHQGHPIEVATDVSMMTRAGVERIMRFAFRLAQSRPRKLLTVVTKSNAQRHAMVMWDEIALQVSREFPDVKWDKELVDACTARMVNRPASLDTLVATNLHADILSDLAAALAGSLGIAPTGNIDPERRYPSMFEPIHGSAFDIMGQGLANPVGTFWSCVMLLEHLGERQAAARLMRAVETVTADPCLHTRDLGGTARTEDVTAAVCQRLRQA; the protein is encoded by the coding sequence ATGAGCAAGAGCTACCGCATCGCCTGCATCCCCGGCGACGGCATCGGCAAGGAAGTGATCCCCGCGGGCCAGCAGGTGCTGCAGGCGCTGGCGGCGGGCCAGGACGCTTTCCGTTTCGAATTCAGCAGCTTCGGCTGGGGCGGCGACTGGTACCGCGCACACGGCGAGATGATGCCGGCCGACGGGCTGGAGGCGCTGCGCGGCATGGACGCCATCCTGTTCGGCTCGGCCGGCGACCCGGACATCCCCGACCACGTCACGCTGTGGGGCCTGCGCCTGAAGATCTGCCAGGGCTTCGACCAGTACGCCAACGTGCGGCCGACGCGCATCCTGCCGGGCATCGACGCGCCGCTCAAGCGCTGCGCGCCCACCGACCTGGACTGGGTGATCGTGCGCGAGAACTCCGAGGGCGAGTACGCCGGTGTCGGCGGCCGCGCCCACCAGGGCCACCCGATCGAGGTGGCGACCGACGTCAGCATGATGACCCGCGCCGGCGTCGAGCGGATCATGCGCTTCGCCTTCCGGCTGGCGCAGTCGCGCCCGCGCAAGCTGCTGACGGTGGTGACCAAGTCCAACGCCCAGCGCCATGCGATGGTGATGTGGGACGAGATCGCGCTGCAGGTCAGCCGCGAGTTCCCCGACGTGAAGTGGGACAAGGAGCTGGTGGACGCCTGCACCGCGCGCATGGTCAACCGGCCGGCCTCGCTCGACACGCTGGTGGCGACCAACCTGCACGCCGACATCCTGAGCGACCTGGCGGCGGCGCTGGCCGGCAGCCTGGGCATCGCGCCGACCGGCAACATCGATCCCGAGCGCCGCTACCCCAGCATGTTCGAGCCGATCCACGGCTCGGCCTTCGACATCATGGGCCAGGGCCTGGCCAACCCGGTCGGCACCTTCTGGAGCTGCGTCATGTTGCTGGAGCACCTGGGCGAGCGCCAGGCCGCGGCGCGCCTGATGCGCGCCGTCGAGACCGTCACCGCCGATCCGTGCCTGCACACCCGCGACCTGGGCGGCACGGCCCGCACCGAGGACGTGACGGCCGCGGTCTGCCAGCGGCTGCGGCAGGCCTGA
- a CDS encoding tripartite tricarboxylate transporter substrate binding protein: protein MNRLIAALLLGLAAPLASAQGALPCPDRNVQYWQAFPPGGESDLSARHQQLVLKKKCPAIETIVQYKAGAGGALMWTQMNQLPADGVNVVGVNLPHIVFQPLEGQVQYKTQDVTPVFWFHYTPDILVVSDKSPIKTFDDFLKAAKAEPGKLSLGGSGSNSANHAAHERMNAAFGVKTIYVPFKGTGDMATSVLGGQVDGAMTYVPFAIANKARVRPLAVAMDKRHPLMPDVPTFKELGVDWVDGAYRGIGVPKSTPPEQRKRLSDLWRALNNDPEMKELAAKSGFELVNVGVEEMDAFMQSKVKLYTEGAGRLGLGKK, encoded by the coding sequence ATGAACCGTTTGATTGCCGCGCTGCTGCTGGGGCTGGCGGCACCCCTTGCCTCGGCCCAGGGCGCCCTGCCCTGTCCCGACCGCAACGTGCAGTACTGGCAGGCCTTCCCGCCGGGCGGCGAGTCGGACCTGTCCGCGCGCCACCAGCAGCTGGTGCTGAAGAAGAAGTGCCCTGCCATCGAGACCATCGTCCAGTACAAGGCGGGCGCCGGCGGCGCGCTGATGTGGACGCAGATGAACCAGTTGCCGGCCGACGGCGTCAACGTGGTCGGCGTGAACCTGCCGCACATCGTGTTCCAGCCGCTGGAAGGCCAGGTGCAGTACAAGACCCAGGACGTCACCCCGGTGTTCTGGTTCCACTACACGCCCGACATCCTGGTGGTCAGCGACAAGAGCCCGATCAAGACCTTCGACGACTTCCTGAAGGCCGCCAAGGCCGAGCCCGGCAAGCTGAGCCTGGGCGGCTCGGGCTCCAACTCGGCCAACCATGCGGCGCACGAGCGCATGAACGCCGCCTTCGGCGTCAAGACCATCTACGTGCCGTTCAAGGGCACCGGCGACATGGCGACCTCGGTGCTGGGCGGCCAGGTCGACGGCGCGATGACCTACGTGCCGTTCGCCATCGCCAACAAGGCCCGGGTGCGCCCGCTGGCGGTGGCCATGGACAAGCGCCACCCGCTGATGCCCGACGTGCCCACCTTCAAGGAGCTGGGCGTGGACTGGGTGGACGGCGCCTACCGCGGCATCGGCGTGCCCAAGTCCACCCCGCCGGAGCAGCGCAAGCGCCTGTCCGACCTGTGGCGCGCGCTGAACAACGACCCCGAGATGAAGGAGCTCGCGGCCAAGAGCGGCTTCGAGCTGGTGAACGTGGGCGTGGAGGAGATGGACGCCTTCATGCAGTCCAAGGTCAAGCTCTACACCGAAGGCGCAGGCCGCCTGGGACTGGGCAAGAAGTAA
- a CDS encoding antibiotic biosynthesis monooxygenase family protein, with protein sequence MVHEIAVIEVTPGQEAGFEAAVRQAAGLFQSAKGCKGMALQREVERPNVYRLYVAWETLEDHTVAFRGSDAFTRWRALAGPFFASPPQVSHVETVLQPF encoded by the coding sequence ATGGTCCACGAGATCGCAGTCATCGAAGTCACACCGGGGCAGGAAGCCGGATTCGAGGCCGCCGTGCGCCAGGCGGCCGGACTGTTCCAGTCAGCCAAGGGCTGCAAGGGCATGGCGCTGCAACGTGAGGTCGAGCGCCCCAACGTCTACCGGCTGTACGTGGCCTGGGAGACGCTGGAGGACCACACGGTGGCCTTCCGCGGATCCGACGCCTTCACTCGCTGGCGCGCGCTGGCCGGGCCCTTCTTCGCTTCGCCACCCCAGGTCTCCCACGTCGAGACGGTGCTGCAGCCGTTTTGA
- the minC gene encoding septum site-determining protein MinC, translating to MTVALAGRAPATFEIKSANLPLVALLLKSADLQALAAELQARFGDIPDFFDNDLLVIDLAPLPADATVDFAALVQLLRSLRVVPVAVRGGSDAQQQAARAAGLAKADEALVAAPRKAVRDPQEDSASTSATAPSRPAPRRGETAEMPPEPVGALLIDKPLRSGQQAYARGRDLVVMAMVNPGAEVIADGNIHVYAPLRGKAIAGARGNTEARIVTLCLEPELVSIAGVYRTSDLPLPAEVLGKPTQVRLDGGVEGRLVLEPLAFSSSPAKGRR from the coding sequence ATGACCGTTGCACTCGCAGGCCGCGCCCCTGCCACCTTCGAGATCAAGAGCGCGAACCTCCCGCTGGTCGCCCTGTTGCTGAAGTCGGCCGACTTGCAGGCCCTCGCGGCTGAGTTGCAGGCGCGCTTCGGCGACATCCCCGATTTCTTCGACAACGACCTGCTGGTGATCGACCTGGCGCCGCTGCCGGCCGATGCCACGGTCGATTTCGCCGCGCTGGTGCAATTGCTGCGCAGCCTGCGCGTGGTGCCGGTGGCGGTGCGCGGGGGCAGCGATGCGCAGCAGCAGGCGGCCCGCGCGGCCGGCCTGGCCAAGGCCGACGAGGCGCTGGTGGCAGCGCCCCGGAAAGCCGTGCGCGATCCGCAAGAGGACTCCGCGAGCACCTCCGCAACCGCTCCAAGCCGGCCCGCGCCGCGTCGCGGCGAGACCGCCGAGATGCCGCCCGAGCCGGTCGGCGCCCTCCTCATCGACAAGCCCCTGCGCTCCGGCCAGCAGGCCTATGCCCGCGGCCGCGACCTGGTGGTGATGGCGATGGTCAACCCCGGCGCCGAGGTCATCGCCGACGGCAACATCCACGTCTACGCGCCGCTGCGCGGCAAGGCGATCGCCGGGGCCCGCGGCAACACCGAGGCGCGCATCGTGACGCTGTGCCTCGAGCCGGAGCTGGTCTCCATCGCCGGCGTCTACCGCACCAGCGACCTCCCCCTGCCCGCCGAGGTGCTCGGCAAGCCGACGCAGGTGCGGCTGGACGGCGGCGTCGAGGGCCGGCTGGTGCTGGAGCCGCTGGCATTCAGTTCCTCCCCTGCGAAGGGGAGGCGTTAA
- a CDS encoding thioredoxin fold domain-containing protein, whose translation MNHSLIRRRTLAAIPALVALTLAGCGRESSGTAGGKAAPIPVSVEAIEQQAKGFSLGSAMAARVIYVFFDPQCPHCAALWEAVRPLRGRARFVWIPVALLNDRSGPQGATILNAADPVAAMDRHETSLRSQQGGIAAMGVTDEQKAVIQRNTQLMNSFGFGSVPTAVGKHGVTGELVTLEGSAPTEVVAQRFGLGAG comes from the coding sequence ATGAACCACAGCCTCATCCGCCGGCGCACGCTCGCCGCCATCCCCGCCCTCGTCGCCCTCACCCTGGCCGGCTGCGGCCGTGAATCGTCCGGCACGGCCGGCGGCAAGGCCGCTCCCATCCCGGTCTCGGTCGAGGCGATCGAGCAGCAGGCCAAGGGCTTCAGCCTCGGCTCGGCGATGGCGGCGCGGGTGATCTACGTCTTCTTCGACCCGCAGTGCCCGCACTGCGCCGCCCTGTGGGAAGCGGTGCGCCCGCTGCGGGGCCGCGCCCGCTTCGTCTGGATTCCCGTGGCGCTGCTCAACGACAGGAGCGGCCCGCAGGGCGCGACCATCCTCAACGCCGCCGATCCGGTCGCGGCCATGGACCGGCACGAAACCTCGTTGCGCTCGCAGCAGGGCGGCATCGCGGCGATGGGCGTGACCGACGAGCAGAAGGCGGTGATCCAGCGCAACACCCAGTTGATGAACAGCTTCGGGTTCGGCAGCGTGCCCACCGCCGTCGGCAAGCACGGCGTCACCGGCGAACTGGTCACCCTGGAAGGTTCGGCGCCGACCGAGGTGGTGGCGCAGCGCTTCGGGCTCGGCGCGGGCTAG
- a CDS encoding LysR family transcriptional regulator gives MTGAATTSADMQFFQALVRAGSLSAAARELQVSTPAVSKRLAQLEARLGAPLMHRTTRRIALTAEGETWLQHARRILAEIEAAEGEVRGTRAEPKGLLRVNATLGFGRSHVAPLIAAFVQRYPGVEAQLQLSVNPPPLAEDAFDVCVRFGEPPDARVVARRLAPNRRLLCASPGYLARCGVPRQPHELAQHSIIGIRQGNEAYGVWRLRSGKRLETVKVRGSLSTNDGEIAVSWALAGHGIVLRAEWDVARYLRSGRLREVLEGWQAPPADIHAVYPERHQQSARVRAFVDHLAAHFSAAELASGPAGAAR, from the coding sequence ATGACCGGCGCTGCCACCACCTCGGCCGACATGCAGTTCTTCCAGGCGCTGGTGCGTGCCGGCAGCCTGTCGGCGGCCGCGCGCGAGCTGCAGGTCAGCACGCCGGCGGTGAGCAAGCGGCTGGCGCAACTGGAGGCGCGGCTGGGCGCGCCGCTGATGCACCGGACGACGCGCCGGATCGCGCTGACGGCCGAAGGCGAGACCTGGCTGCAGCATGCGCGCCGCATCCTGGCGGAGATCGAGGCGGCCGAAGGCGAGGTGCGCGGCACGCGGGCCGAGCCCAAGGGCCTGCTGCGGGTCAATGCCACGCTGGGCTTCGGCCGCAGCCACGTGGCGCCGCTGATCGCCGCCTTCGTGCAGCGCTACCCGGGCGTCGAGGCGCAACTGCAGCTGTCGGTCAACCCGCCGCCGCTGGCCGAGGACGCGTTCGACGTCTGCGTGCGCTTCGGCGAGCCGCCCGATGCGCGGGTGGTGGCGCGCCGGCTGGCACCCAACCGGCGGCTGCTGTGCGCGTCGCCGGGCTACCTGGCGCGCTGCGGCGTGCCGCGCCAGCCGCACGAACTGGCGCAGCACAGCATCATCGGCATCCGCCAGGGCAACGAGGCCTACGGCGTGTGGCGCCTGCGTTCGGGCAAGCGGCTGGAGACGGTGAAGGTGCGCGGCAGCCTGAGCACCAACGACGGCGAGATCGCGGTGAGCTGGGCGCTGGCCGGCCATGGCATCGTGCTGCGCGCCGAATGGGACGTGGCGCGCTACCTGCGCAGCGGCCGGCTGCGCGAGGTGCTGGAGGGCTGGCAGGCGCCGCCCGCGGACATCCACGCCGTGTACCCGGAGCGGCACCAGCAGTCGGCCCGCGTGCGCGCGTTCGTGGACCACCTGGCGGCGCACTTTTCCGCGGCGGAGCTGGCATCGGGTCCGGCGGGCGCGGCGCGGTAG